A stretch of the Capsicum annuum cultivar UCD-10X-F1 chromosome 10, UCD10Xv1.1, whole genome shotgun sequence genome encodes the following:
- the LOC124887818 gene encoding uncharacterized protein LOC124887818, with product MISWLVASQAERCVSGIPSFESTKVVQFMILGPPTFTGVNMEEDPQSFLEGMETIFRVMHAMNVERVDFAAYQLKDVVYALEMVFDMRARMRKFTSELSHVLIPYSKTALLIKGFCDEKWDMCFKCGQPGHTLRNCPIGKVGSGANKILVSSSSTPAPKGVASTSISAFSIDTGWNQLYALVS from the exons ATGATTTCTtggttggtagcttctcaggctgagcgttGTGTATCTGGTATTCCATCTTTTGAGTCCACAAAGGTTGTCCAGTTCATGATATTGGGTCCTCCAACTTTCACTGGTGTTAAtatggaggaggatcctcaaagttttttAGAGGGGATGGAAAcgatctttagggtgatgcatgccaTGAATGTGGAAAGGGTGGATTTTGCTGCTtaccagctgaaggatgtggt gtatgctctagAAATGGTGTTCGATATGAGggccaggatgagaaagttcacttcagAACTGTCTCATGTGTTGATCCCTTATAGTAAGACTGCATTACTTATTAAGG GTTTTTGTGATGAGAAGTGGgacatgtgttttaaatgtggtcagCCAGGCCATACACTTAGAAATTGTCCGATTGGTAAGGTTGGTTCGGGAGCGAACAAGATTTTGGTTTCCTCTTCAtctactcctgcaccaaagggtgttgcttctacATCTATTTCTGCTTTTAGTATCGACACAGGCTGGAATCAGTTATATGCTCTTGTGTCATGA